DNA sequence from the Agromyces aureus genome:
CCCGAAGACGTGCGCATCGTCGACGACGTGAAGCACGAAGACGGCACGCACACCGTCACAGCCAGTTACCGGCTCGACACCGCGATCCTGCAGACGTCGTTCGAGATCCGGGCCATCGACCCGCTCTACGGCCTGCTGAACCGGTGGGAGTTCATCGAGAGCCCGCTCGCCGTCGTCGACGTGACGGCCGCCCACAACCCGCTCTTCACGGTCGGCGACCTGACGCTCGACACCCGGGCGACGAAGTCGGGCGACGAGTTGGCCGCGTTCACGCAGACGGCGCCCTACCTCGCGATCGCGCCGGCCGCCTACGAGTTCGGCTTCTCCGACACCCTCGTCGCCGCGGTTCCCGTGCCGCTCGCGACCGAGCCCGGCGTGCGCGCCGCCGTGACCGTCGACGCGCAGCCCACCGCGGACTTCGTGAAGCGCGTGCAGACCCAGGTCGACAGCTACCTCGACGGCTGCGCGGCGCAGACCGTGCTGCAGCCCTCGGGGTGCCCGTTCGGCATCGAGATCGACGACCGCGTGCTCGGCGACCCGGTCTGGTCGATCGTCACGTACCCTCCGGTCACGCTCACCGCGGGCGAGACGGCGTTCGAGATGCCGGCGACCGACGGCATGGCCCACATCTCGGTCGAGGTGCAGTCGCTCTTCGACGGCGACAAGTCGCAGCTCGAAGAGGACCGGCCGTTCCGGCTCGCCCTCAGCGCGACGATCCGCCCCGACGGCAGCATCGCGATCCAGCTGCAGCAGACGAGCTGACGCTCAGCCCTGCCGGTCGTGCTCGGCGATCGCCGCGAGCCGTGCGTTGTACGCCTCGAGCTCGGCATCGCCCGTGCGATCCGCGTGCCGGTCGTGGCGCTTGGACTCCTTCTGGTCGCTGCGCGACCACTGCACCGCGACGGTGATCGCGAGCGCCACGGTCGGGATCTCGCCGATCGACCACGCGAGGCCGCCGCCCATCTGCTGATCGACCAGCGCATCGGTGCCCCAGCCCATGGCGCCGTACCAGTCGGCGAGCAGCAGGCCCGCGCTCGACATGATCGCGAGGCCGAAGAACGCGTGCAGCGCCATGGTGCCGAGCAGCAGCACGAGCCGGAACGGGTACGGCAGGCGGTAGGGCACCGGGTCGATGCCGATGAGCGACTGCACGAAGAGGTACCCCGTGATGAGGAAGTGCACGATCATCCACTCGTGGCCGATGTGGTCGACCATCGTCCACCGGAACAGCGGCGAGTAGTAGAACACCCAGAGCGAGCCGGCGAACAGCAGGGCCGCCACGATCGGGTTCGCGATGATGCCGGCGAACTTCGAGTGCACGGCGAGCAGGATCCACTCGCGGCCGCCGCGCGATCCGTCCTTGCGGGCCCTGATCGCGCGCGCCGCGAGCGTGACCGGCGCGCCGGGCACGAGCAGCACCGGCACGGCCATCGTCAGCACCATGTGCGCGGCCATGTGCGCCGAGAAGAGGTACTGCTCGTAGGCGTTCACGCCGCCGTTCGTGATGTACGCGAGCAGCAGCATGCCCGAGACCCAGAGCACCGAGCGGTAGATCGGCCATTTGTCGCCGCGGCGGCGGAGGCGCCACACGCCCGCGAGGTAGAAGAAGATGCCGAACCCGCAGCCGAGGATCCACAGCAGGTCGAGGTTCCACTCGGTGAAGTAGCGGTACAGGTCGGGCCACGGCGGCAGGGGCTCGCCCGTGAGGATCTCGGCGGGCGTCTGGGCGATGACGCCCGGCTGCTCGGCGACCGGGGTCGCGGTGCGCGCGAGCGCGGCGGCCACGCCCGACGCGATGCCCATGAAGGCGAGTTCGGCGACCACGAGGATCCAGAACTCGGAGATGCGGGATGCCGGGCGGTCGGCCTTGCCCGCGGCGGCGGCGCGCGACATCCGCCCGATCAGGTACCGCCGCTGGATCGCGCCGAAGCCGCCGAGGGCGAGCAGGGCGAGCAGCTTCACGATCACGAGCACGCCGTAGGGGGTGCCGAGCTGGTCCCACGTTCCGATGCGGAGGGCGGCGTTCGCGTAGCCCGAGACCGCGACCACGATGAAGCAGATGAGCGCGACCGTCGAGTAGCGCGCGAGCACGACCGGCAGGCGCGCGCCGTCGAGCTCGTTGCGCAGCAGCACGATCGTGAGCAGGCCGCCGAGCCACACGGCCGCGAAGACGAGGTGCAGGCCGAGCGACGTGATCGCCGCGCTGTGACCGGCGGTGCCGGCCGAGTGCCCCTGCTGCGCCATGGGCACCAGCGCGAAGACCGCGAGCACGGCCACGAACACGAGCGCCGTGTGGTTGCGCACCGCGAAGCAGAGCACGGTGACCGCGGCGCCCACGAGCGTCGTCGTGAGCCACGCCTGGCCGAGCTCGATCGTCGTGAGGAACTGCCCGAGCTGCGCACCGAACGTGTCGCCGAGGCTCAGCTCCACGCCCGTCACGACGAGGAAGGTGAGCAGGCCCGTCGCGGCACTCGCGACGGTGAAGACGGCAGCGGATGCCGCGGCGACGTCGAGTGCGACGTCGAACTCGCGCTTCTTCGGGGTCAGCGCCCACACGGCGAGCACGAGCGCGCCGATCATGCCGGCCGCGCTCAGGTTGACGACGAGCTTCGCGATCGGCAGGCCCCAGCGGGCGATGGGCCCCGGATCCTGGATCAGCTGGGGCGTCGCTCCCCCGCCGTACGCGAGGGCCGCGACCGTCGCCGCGATGGCGACGACGATGAGGACGGCAGGGCCGAACACGCGGACTGAGCGGGGCACCGGACAAGCCTACGCGGCGCGAGGTGCGAGCCCGGCCACAGGAGGTTACGCGGGCGGGCGCCGAGGGCCGGGCGCCGGGCGGCCCGACTGCGTGAGCCGAGACATCCGCGCATCCGCGCCTCCGCAGACGACGAAGGGCGCCCGGCCGAAGCCGGACGCCCCTCGGGGGTCGCGAAGTTACTTCGCGGCAGCCTTCAGCTTGGAGCCGGCCGAGACCTTCACCGAGTAACCGGCCGGGATCTGGATCTCGGCGCCGGTCTGCGGGTTGCGGCCGGTGCGGGCTGCACGGTGCGTGCGCTCGACGGCGAGCCAACCCGGGATGGAGACCTTGGTGCCGGCGCCCACGGACTCGGCGAGAGCCTCGAAGAGCCCACCGAGAACGGCGTCGACGGTGGCCTGGCTCTGTCCGGTCGACGCTGCGACCTTCGCGACGAGCTCGGTCTTGTTGAGCGACTTGTCAGCCATTGAATGTCCTCCTCGGACCTTCGCTGTTCTGTACAGCATCTTGTGAGTTCTCGGGGACGATCGTTCAACCGCCCCCGTGGCCGATCGGGCCGCCTCGAATGTAGCAGAGAAGCCCGGAAACTCGCGGATTTCCAGCCTTTTCGGGCATGGAAGTCCCGGCGTGTCGCTCCGTGACGACCCGGATACCGTCTCCGCGACGATCCGGAGACGCCGAAAGGGGCGCCCCGGAGAACCCGGGACGCCCCTTTCGGAGAAGCTCAGTGCTTACCAGCTCGACTTCGTGATGCCGGGCAGCTCGCCACGGTGCGCCATGTCACGGAAGCGGACGCGTGAGACGCCGAACTTCGTGAGGACACCGCGGGGGCGGCCGTCGATCGCGTCACGCGAACGCACGCGGATGGGCGATGCGTTGCGGGGCAGCTTCTGGAGGCCGACGCGAGCAGCCTCGCGGGACTCGTCGGTGCCGTTCGGGTCGACGAGGGCCTTCTTCAGTTCGAGGCGCTTCGCCGCGTAGCGCTCGACGATCACCTTGCGCTGCTCGTTGCGCGCGATCT
Encoded proteins:
- the rpsN gene encoding 30S ribosomal protein S14, which gives rise to MAKKSKIARNEQRKVIVERYAAKRLELKKALVDPNGTDESREAARVGLQKLPRNASPIRVRSRDAIDGRPRGVLTKFGVSRVRFRDMAHRGELPGITKSSW
- a CDS encoding HU family DNA-binding protein translates to MADKSLNKTELVAKVAASTGQSQATVDAVLGGLFEALAESVGAGTKVSIPGWLAVERTHRAARTGRNPQTGAEIQIPAGYSVKVSAGSKLKAAAK
- a CDS encoding cytochrome c oxidase assembly protein, coding for MPRSVRVFGPAVLIVVAIAATVAALAYGGGATPQLIQDPGPIARWGLPIAKLVVNLSAAGMIGALVLAVWALTPKKREFDVALDVAAASAAVFTVASAATGLLTFLVVTGVELSLGDTFGAQLGQFLTTIELGQAWLTTTLVGAAVTVLCFAVRNHTALVFVAVLAVFALVPMAQQGHSAGTAGHSAAITSLGLHLVFAAVWLGGLLTIVLLRNELDGARLPVVLARYSTVALICFIVVAVSGYANAALRIGTWDQLGTPYGVLVIVKLLALLALGGFGAIQRRYLIGRMSRAAAAGKADRPASRISEFWILVVAELAFMGIASGVAAALARTATPVAEQPGVIAQTPAEILTGEPLPPWPDLYRYFTEWNLDLLWILGCGFGIFFYLAGVWRLRRRGDKWPIYRSVLWVSGMLLLAYITNGGVNAYEQYLFSAHMAAHMVLTMAVPVLLVPGAPVTLAARAIRARKDGSRGGREWILLAVHSKFAGIIANPIVAALLFAGSLWVFYYSPLFRWTMVDHIGHEWMIVHFLITGYLFVQSLIGIDPVPYRLPYPFRLVLLLGTMALHAFFGLAIMSSAGLLLADWYGAMGWGTDALVDQQMGGGLAWSIGEIPTVALAITVAVQWSRSDQKESKRHDRHADRTGDAELEAYNARLAAIAEHDRQG